A region of the bacterium genome:
GTCGGCGGACGTGTGCGTTCGTTCCGCCTGAAAAAGTTCATGGACAAGGCCGGCGACGACGGGCAGCCCGTGGAGATGGTTTCAATGCCCGGATCGGGCCTCTATCCGATGGCGACGTATTGGGTCGGCTCGGGGCCCGCGATGTCAGGCTTTGAGAACTACGAGATTGTCGACAAGGGCGAGTTGAGCGTCACCTTCGCGCGAACGGGCGCCAACGGATTCCACGTCGCGAAGCTGTATGAGGCGAGCCCGAACAACTACAAGCTCACGCTGACCGTCACCGTCACGGCGCCGGCGGACGCGGGCGCGCAAGGCCGGCTTTCGATCACCGACTATCACGAGATGGTCGTCGCCAAGGGTGGGCTTTTTTCACCGAACCTGAACATCGTGTCGCACCTGGCGTTTGTCGGCGGCGATCTCGAGCGCGAGCCGATGGAAAAGGCGCCGGGCACGACGTATCCGAGCCGCGTCATCTGGGCCGGGTTTGAGAGCACGTATTTCCTTTCAGCGATCGCGCCGTCGGTCAGCGAAAACACGCAAGCGCAGGCGCTCGCGCCGAAAAACGCCGGCGAGCCGGTGCCGTCGGTCATCACCATGCCGGAGGCGACGATCCCGGCGGGTGGTACGGCGAGCTTCGAGTTCACGGGCTATTTCGGGCCGAAATCCGAGGAGCCGCTTTTCGCCGCGGGGCACAGCTTCGATCAGGCGCTCGATTTCGGATGGTTCACGGCGATCTCCAAGATTCTCGTGCGCGTCTTGCAGGCGTTCCATCGCTGGACGGGCAACTGGGGCGTGGCGATCATCATCGTGACATTCATCATCAAGACGTTGCTCTTGCCGCTGACGCAGAAGTCGTACAAGTCGATGAAGGAAATGTCGTCGCTTCAGCCGGAGATGGCGGCGCTGCGCGAAAAATACAAGGACAATCGCGAGAAGCTGAACGCGGAGATGATGAATCTCTACAAGGTGCACAAGATCAACCCGGCCGCCGGCTGCATTCCGCTTCTGATCCAGCTTCCGATCTTCCTCGCGTTCTACCGAGCGCTGTACGGCACGATCGAGCTTCGCCATTCGCCGTTCGTGTTGTGGATCCACGACCTGTCCGCGCCCGATCCGTTCTACGTGCTGCCGATCATCATGGGGGTCACCATGCTGGTGACGCAGCTCCTGACGCCGACGTCCGCGGACCCGATGCAGCAGAAGATCATGCTGGCGATGCCCGTCATTTTCACGGTCATGTTCCTCTCCTTCCCCGCTGGGCTTGTGCTTTACTGGCTCGTCAACAACATCCTGACGATCTTCCAGCAGATGTACCTGCGCCGCCACGATCCCAAAAAACCGCCCGTGCCGCCGAAGGCGGCGGAAGCGGCGGCGTAGTGGCGCCTGTATTGAAAAAAAGAACG
Encoded here:
- the yidC gene encoding membrane protein insertase YidC translates to MDRDFIIGMVLIFVILFAWQTFAPKPEKPEEPVDAGPVTDAEVVAAPGAATPTATPEAIAAAPPESTADGDAAPAATAPSVGVLPPVVIETEDFRAELTNVGGRVRSFRLKKFMDKAGDDGQPVEMVSMPGSGLYPMATYWVGSGPAMSGFENYEIVDKGELSVTFARTGANGFHVAKLYEASPNNYKLTLTVTVTAPADAGAQGRLSITDYHEMVVAKGGLFSPNLNIVSHLAFVGGDLEREPMEKAPGTTYPSRVIWAGFESTYFLSAIAPSVSENTQAQALAPKNAGEPVPSVITMPEATIPAGGTASFEFTGYFGPKSEEPLFAAGHSFDQALDFGWFTAISKILVRVLQAFHRWTGNWGVAIIIVTFIIKTLLLPLTQKSYKSMKEMSSLQPEMAALREKYKDNREKLNAEMMNLYKVHKINPAAGCIPLLIQLPIFLAFYRALYGTIELRHSPFVLWIHDLSAPDPFYVLPIIMGVTMLVTQLLTPTSADPMQQKIMLAMPVIFTVMFLSFPAGLVLYWLVNNILTIFQQMYLRRHDPKKPPVPPKAAEAAA